The Tachyglossus aculeatus isolate mTacAcu1 chromosome 7, mTacAcu1.pri, whole genome shotgun sequence genome includes a region encoding these proteins:
- the RAP1A gene encoding ras-related protein Rap-1A: MREYKLVVLGSGGVGKSALTVQFVQGIFVEKYDPTIEDSYRKQVEVDCQQCMLEILDTAGTEQFTAMRDLYMKNGQGFALVYSITAQSTFNDLQDLREQILRVKDTEDVPMILVGNKCDLEDERVVGKEQGQNLARQWCNCAFLESSAKSKINVNEIFYDLVRQINRKTPVEKKKPKKKSCLLL, translated from the exons ATGCGTGAATACAAGCTAGTGGTCCTTGGTTCAGGAGGCGTGGGGAAGTCTGCTCTG acAGTACAATTCGTTCAGGGAATTTTTGTTGAAAAGTATGACCCTACAATAGAAGACTCATACAGAAAG caagtTGAAGTAGATTGCCAACAGTGTATGCTTGAAATTCTCGACACAGCAGGGACA GAGCAATTTACAGCAATGAGAGATCTGTATATGAAGAATGGTCAAGGGTTTGCACTAGTATATTCTATTACAGCTCAGTCCACGTTTAATGACTTACAGGACCTGAGGGAACAGATTTTACGGGTTAAGGACACGGAAGAT GTTCCAATGATTTTGGTTGGCAATAAATGCGACCTGGAAGATGAGCGAGTAGTTGGCAAAGAACAGGGTCAGAACTTAGCGAGACAGTGGTGTAACTGTGCCTTTTTAGAATCTTCTGCAAAATCAAAGATCAACGTTAATGAG ATATTTTATGATTTGGTCAGGCAGATAAATAGGAAAACACCAGTGGAAAAGAAGAAGCCTAAAAAGAAATCATGTCTGCTGCTTTAG